A part of Streptomyces sp. NBC_01451 genomic DNA contains:
- a CDS encoding TetR/AcrR family transcriptional regulator — protein MTEQANPTSRERLLEAAATLAYRDGVTISVEALCKAAGVSKRSVYQLFESKGDLLAAGLERRAASYAARLLPEAGDGLSARGRILHVFEQLESQAGAPEFRGCGYLAVQIGLRDQRHPASRVAHRVKGNLMAFFRAEAEQGGVSDPGRLARQLMVVFDGASARAGIGADKLTGLVAPMAAFLLDAAGMR, from the coding sequence ATGACTGAACAGGCGAATCCGACGTCCCGAGAGCGGCTGCTGGAGGCAGCGGCCACGCTCGCCTACCGCGACGGCGTCACTATCAGCGTCGAGGCGTTGTGCAAGGCGGCGGGGGTGTCCAAGCGCTCGGTGTACCAGCTGTTCGAGAGCAAGGGCGACCTGCTGGCGGCGGGCCTGGAGCGGCGAGCCGCTTCCTACGCCGCCCGTCTCCTGCCTGAGGCAGGAGACGGGCTTTCCGCCCGGGGGCGGATCCTGCATGTCTTCGAGCAGTTGGAGTCGCAGGCGGGGGCGCCGGAATTCCGGGGCTGTGGGTACCTGGCTGTGCAGATCGGCCTGAGGGATCAGCGCCACCCCGCCAGCCGGGTGGCCCACCGGGTCAAGGGGAACCTGATGGCCTTTTTCCGTGCCGAGGCCGAACAGGGCGGGGTGAGCGATCCGGGACGTCTGGCCCGGCAGCTGATGGTGGTCTTCGATGGCGCCAGCGCCCGTGCGGGGATCGGCGCCGACAAGCTGACGGGGCTCGTCGCGCCCATGGCGGCCTTCCTGCTCGATGCGGCAGGCATGCGCTGA